The nucleotide sequence GGAAAACCACCGTATTGAGGATGTTGCCACACCGGAAGGGTTTAAAAGGGATCCGAATCTGGTTCAATCCTTTTACAATCAGCGTCGTCAACAATTAGAAAGCGGTTCGGTTCAGCCAAATGCTGCACATTATGCGCTGTCACGTTTGGAGAATGAACTCGATGGTACAGTGACAATCATTACGCAGAATATTGACAACCTGCATGAGAAAGCGGGAAGCCATCATGTCATTCATATGCACGGGGAGTTACTGAAAGCGCAGTGCAGTCAAAGTGGCCAGACGATAGAGTGGAGTGGTGATATCTCATTAGATGACAGTTGCCACTGCTGTCAGATTCCAGCGCCGTTAAGGCCTAATGTTGTCTGGTTCGGAGAAATGCCACAATCTATGGATAAGATTTATTCTGCGTTGGTTGCGGCTGATTTGTTCATCGCGATTGGTACGTCAGGTTCAGTGTACCCTGCGGCTGGCTTTGTACATGAAGCGGCAATGCACGGCGCTCATACCCTTGAGCTCAACTTAGAACCCAGTATTGTAGAAAGCGAATTTGACGAAAAACGTTATGGACCTGCGTCCCAAATCGTACCTGAGCTGGTTGAAGAGTTACTAACGCCAGCGAATTAACACCATAGCTATTATTTAGCTGGTGCGGCAACAATAAGGCGTCCAAAGGACGCCTTATCTGAGTGATTACTGGCCTGCTTTTAGTTTCTGGAAGTATTCTTCATACAATCCTACTGCTTCTCCAACACTGTTTTGCCATTCACCGGCATCCATGACGGCTTGCGGCGGGTAGATGCTGGGGTCATCTACAAATGTTTTCGGTAGTTTCTCTTTGGCTGTTGCAACAGGGGTCGGATAACCAATTTCCAGTGCAACTTTTGCTGCGTTCTCTGGCTTGAGTAAAAAGTCGATCATCTTGTGTGCGGCATCGACGTTTTTCGCGCCAGCAGGAATTGCCAGGCTGTCCATCCAGAAAATAGCGCCTTCTTTAGGCCAAACGATATCAATAGGAGCGCCTTCCTGGCGTGCCATGTAGGCAGAACCATTCCATAACATACCCAGAGAGGTTTCTCCCGCCATGTAAGGGTTCGCAGGGTAGTCTGAGTTAAAGACCAGGACATTAGGCATTAGCTTTTTCAATTCTTCGTAAGCGGCTTTAATTTCGTCAGGATTTTCAGTGTTGGCTGAGTAACCTAACTTACGTAAGGCGATGTGGAAGAATTCACGGGCGTCGTCCATCATCATCAGTTGGCCTTGCCATTTGCTGTCCCAGAAGTCGCTCCAGCCGGTGATCTCTTTCGTGTTGACCAGGTCAGAGTTCACACCTATGCCGGTTGCACCCCAAATGTAAGGGATGGAGTAATCATTGCTTGGGTCGAAAGGTTTATTCAGGAAGTTTGGGTCCAGATCTTTAAAGTGCGACAACTTAGACTTATCGATCTGCTTCAGCATCTTTTCATCACGCATTTTAGCAACGTAATATGTAGAAGGCACGACCAGATCGTAACCTGAACCGTAGGTCTTCAATTTGG is from Photobacterium sp. TLY01 and encodes:
- the cobB gene encoding Sir2 family NAD+-dependent deacetylase, whose protein sequence is MHFPYRNIVILTGAGISAESGIKTFRDQDGLWENHRIEDVATPEGFKRDPNLVQSFYNQRRQQLESGSVQPNAAHYALSRLENELDGTVTIITQNIDNLHEKAGSHHVIHMHGELLKAQCSQSGQTIEWSGDISLDDSCHCCQIPAPLRPNVVWFGEMPQSMDKIYSALVAADLFIAIGTSGSVYPAAGFVHEAAMHGAHTLELNLEPSIVESEFDEKRYGPASQIVPELVEELLTPAN
- a CDS encoding extracellular solute-binding protein — protein: MVSGLFAMSLTSQSALAADEELYFYNWSEYIPASVLEAFTKETGIKVIYSTYESNETMYAKLKTYGSGYDLVVPSTYYVAKMRDEKMLKQIDKSKLSHFKDLDPNFLNKPFDPSNDYSIPYIWGATGIGVNSDLVNTKEITGWSDFWDSKWQGQLMMMDDAREFFHIALRKLGYSANTENPDEIKAAYEELKKLMPNVLVFNSDYPANPYMAGETSLGMLWNGSAYMARQEGAPIDIVWPKEGAIFWMDSLAIPAGAKNVDAAHKMIDFLLKPENAAKVALEIGYPTPVATAKEKLPKTFVDDPSIYPPQAVMDAGEWQNSVGEAVGLYEEYFQKLKAGQ